TGCAGCCGCCAGATCTCGCGCAGCACCACGCAACCAACACTGATAGTGACACGCTTCTGCGCAACTCAGATTAAGGCATATTGATTGAGAGACTGGCTCCTCAACTGCTTCCCTGCCCTACACTGGCACCGATGCAACACTGCCAACCCTAGGCTGGGATCAGCAAGTTCGATCAATTCATttggagaaactgaaaaacCAGCTAATACTGCATGTAAAATTGGACTTAACTCGTATGTGTATAAaataaaggttaaaaaaaaaaaaaaaacatatgtacaTAATTACAAGAGAATCTATTCTGGTGTTTCAATTGGCAATACAATGTACAGCTGAAGTGGGATATTCATACACTAATGAGTTAAAGCACGTTAATACAGCAACTGTAAATCTCATGGACTGAAGCTGGATTATCTTCTAGAAGCGACCTCAGTCTCACACTTCTACGCCCCTGCGTGGCTGAGGGGTCCAGGGAGGGAGGCCGGCGCCCTCTGACTCTCTTCGCTCCCTTGTCCTCAGGGCAGGATGACATACTTGAAGAGGGCCATGACAGCGGCGCTCAGGAGACCAGAGATGGGCACGGTCACGAACCAGGCCATGAAGATGTTGCGGAACAGGCGCCAGTCCACCGCCTTCTTGGAGCGCAGCCAGCCCACCGACACCACAGAGCCCACCTGCGCACGAGAGAAACCGATCAGCAACCGCCAGGCCAGTCCTGCACCTCCGCCCCTCCTGGGTTCCCCCTGTGAAACTCTGTGGCCATTTTACATTGCGTTTGCTACTATCCCCACCCAGTTTCCGCAATGTAGACGCTAAAGATGTTGCCTCGGACTCGTACCTTGCAGTGAGTAGTGCTGATCGGGAGCCCAATGTTGGAAGCGATCACCACAGTCAGAGCCGAAGCCAACTCGATGCTGAAGCCACTGTGGAAGACAGAGAAAACCCGGTTACACAACATCCGGTTTTGCAAGATGGCATCTTACCAGCTCAACAAAAATCACCACGAGCAAACCATGGTGACATCTCTTTTCCTTTCCACTTCTAAATAAAAACACCCATGTGTACCAAGCAACGAACTATACAACAATGAGCAAAAATAACCCAGTTTTATTCTCAGAAGCAGACCTGAAGTCAGTTAAGGGAATATAAGCAGCAGAGATCTATTAAAACAGGCGGTGAAAACTCCCACTACACTCagcaacattttaaaagttatttctggtcagggaaaaaaaaaaaaaaaaaagtctgcacATCCCAAGAGAGACCAGATGACTGTCTCTGACCCATTGAGAAAAGAAACTGAGCAGACATGAAGCAGATCCAGGGTTGTGTCCTACCTGGAGGGGGTGATGGGGGTGAGGTCCTTGCCCATCGTTTGGATGACTCTCCTGCCCCACACCCACAGGCCAGCACAGATGCCCACACCCCCGTACAGCAGCAGCCAAATTGGGGTGGGTGTGTTGCTGGCCACCTGGCCACTCTCGTACACCAGCCACAGCGCAACCAGGGGTCCGATGGCATTGCTGAGGAGGAGTAAAACAAATGACTTAAAAGAGCATTTTCATTCTTGCCATTAAAGAGCTTTGCCAAACAGAGGCATCCAGGTTGTCACCACAGATCTGCCACCCGGTTCCCCGCCTACCTGACGTCGTTGCCGCCGTGCGCGAAGGAGCCGAAGCAGGCGGTGAGGATCTGCAGGAACTGGAAAAGCAGAGACACGGCGGGCTTGTCCTTGTCCAGGCAGTCCTCCAGGGAGCCGTCGCTGCTCTTGCGGTCACCCATGCCCATCTCCAGCTTCACTTGGGCCTCCTCGACACCCTCGGGCAGGTTGGTCTCGGCCACGGCATTGCAGTAGCTGGTATAGCTGTCCATGCGCACCCTCTTCTTGCCGTGCTCGAGCCCCAGCTTGTCCTTGTCGGCACCCTCTTCGGCCGAGGCCCCACCCTTGCCGTCTCCGTCCCGCGGCTTGAACAGGTCCATGTGCATGCCACAGATCGCCATGGTGTAGGAGGTGTAGCTGTTGTTGCGCCGCATGGGCCGGTCCACCGAGTCGCCCATGCAGTCGCCCACCTTGGCCAGGTGCAGCTTGTGCAGGAGGTCCTTGTACAGGCCCGAGTCCTTGTGCACTGTGTGGTACTGGCTGTAGCCGTTGCTGGGCATGTGGCTGGCGACGTGGTTGAATTGCACATGCCCACCATTCTGAACTGTGGCCAAGAGAAATAAGACATTCGTTCACTGACACGTGGGTACATTGGATACATTACTTACTGCTTAAGTGAGGCACACAAATCAATGCGATCGGTTAGATGGTGTTGACAGGTTTAATGCAGTGCCAGGCTACTAAGGAACCAGGAACTCAAGGTGGGGGAACAGGAACACAAACTCACAGTTCGCAGCATGAACGTCGGCAGCCATGTCCTTGCCCTCTCCCTGCAGCCGGTCTTTTTCCTCACAGTCCTCCGAGTCCCCAATGTTGAAGGAGACGCCTCGCTCCTCCCGAACAGGGTGGGAGCTCAGCAAGGTGGCCATGTGGTCAGGCAGGGAGCTCCTGCTCTCAGACATCCCCACGCTGGGCAGACACTCGATGGGCTCCTCGGGGACAGCCTTGAGAATGGGGCAGTGCATGTCGCTGTTCTTCTTGTCCATCAGGGGTCTCTCGGAGGGGCTGGACTTGATGTCCTCTGGGGTCAGAAACAGTGAGAGGAaagcagtgtcagtgtcagacGCATAGTTCCAGGAACCGGGAAGACTAAACGCAGCACCCATGAAATACAGCAAGTCAACTCGGCTTCGCATGACGAGAGTTAAAACCGAAATGTCCTTGCCCGATACCAGCTGGGGTTTCAGGTCCCGATGTGACAGATGTCCTGCGCTGAAAGTGGGCATGTTGTTTGGAGgaattgtgccaagtcaagccGATCAAATCCGTCTTTAATGAGAATCTTATTAAATGCTTAACACTGCCGAATGCAAAAAGGCAAGCTTGCCCACGTTTAAAACAAACCACTGTGTGAATCCAAGCTATGCCGCTTTCAATCCGGCAGGGAGCAAAAGCATATCCTGGGGATGTGGAAAGTCGAGGAGTAAATTTCATGTATGTGCAATACACTATACACACAAAATTAGATTTCTAAAAATcctttagtttaatttaaagcCTTGGCAAAGTAACTAGACAAGTAATAGTGGGGAATTCTACTCTAATAAAGAATAATCCACTAACACTGGGAAACCGAGCCACAGCAAAAAGACTTCAATGAAGCCAATACCATTTGGCCGGGGTGTTCTGAAATTCCTCCCTGTGCACAGACAAACTGTTCCCAGTGCAGGAGAGCTCAAGGCTGTAAATCTATATGGCATCAAAAATGTGAACACAAGGAGACCCATTCGAAGGCTGCTCCCATGCCATTACCTTAAAGGCAGAGTTTAAGCAAGAACATGCATAATCTTAAAATTTCTGGATTGTTTCCACAAATCCATTAACTTCATTTTTTTTGCACAACGGAAAACAAGACCGTTCTTTCAGagtgtatgtatacataattGCACAGGCCCAAACCCAGGGAGAAAGAGGCCGGACAGTGCAATCAATGCTGGGATTTACTTGCTCGGTTTAGAATGCGAGAGATGAAACGTTTAGCTTTTGTTATAAATTAGtggttttaaaagctttaatGCTCCAGCAGGCTAGCACCGCTGGGATCCGTTTAGTACAGGAACAGGCCGTTCCAGTTCTCACTGCGACAGACTGGTCTCGGGGCTTTGCAATGCCAGCCAGTCCACACCTGCCACTCATTAGTAGCTCAAACACAGAGGCACCACAAGAACTGGCctccaaataaaaacaatccacTAGGGACCAGTATGGAGGGCTGAGGCCAGAGTCCAGCAATGCAATTTAATTGGAAGACCTGAAACAATCACAGCCCCCCCTTCAGGTTTTGCACTTTCAGATTGACGCATTGCCCAGCACTGCAGCACCGGCCACataagtgtgccaagaagagcCGCCAGCCAAGGTGAAGCCTTCCTGGGAGGGACGACAGCTGCAGAGGACTTCAATGCAGTTACAGTGCTGCAGTCACGTGGCAATCTGCTttatcccccccccaccaccctcctGACGAGGAAAGACTTCAATACAGGTGGCGGTGGAGTGAGGACACTGCAGAGCACAGGTTTTGGGGCTGCTGCATGGCTCCAAGGATAAACTTAAATCTCTCTCGTTTACCAGTCTGGTTGGAGGTTAAAAAGAATTCCTTGCAGAAAAAAAGTATAACTAGATACCATGAATGGATCTCATTTGAGGAGGAAAAATACtatatattgtataatattatatatgggGAGCGTGAATGCGACATTAGCCAGTCACCGAATGTAATCAAAGACTATTCCAGTCCAGGATTGGGGATAAGCAGTCAGTCAACGTGATGCTGCCAATTACGGTTAACATCATGACCCAGTTAGGATAAGCCTTCAGAGTAAGGAGCTTCTTGGCAAGCCTCGCCAAGTCAGCCCAGACAGGGTTAGCAGTGGGTTCTGCAACATTCCAACACAATTATCTTTTTTTCCCCTGGGAAGAGTGAATctacacaaaacaaatctgtacaGTTTAGGGATTGGACAGGCGGCTGACACTCACGTTCAATCTTCTTCTTCAGCCGGGGGCACACGATAAACCAGACGATCAGGGCAGTCAGGACGGCGCAGCCCAGCGTGATGACGAGGATCCCCCAGAATGGGATCTTGTCAAAGCCCAGCACTAGGAGAGGAACACAGGAGAGGGGCTTTGAGAACCCGAGGCAGCAGCTGCCACCACCTCACACTGACCGAGACACGGGCACACTGCCCCCTCCCAGCTCTGTGGGCTCTTCTTGTCTGGCTGGAGGGGGGCGCTCACCTGCACCTGGCTGCTAGGGCAAAGAGCCCACCACTGCACAGCTCAGAGcaaggggggggtggggagcaCTTGCTATTCCAGGTAATATTTCTCTACCGATACCTTTAACACCAGGGGTTCAAGGACCTGGGCTGAAGATCTCCGACCTAGAATACATGTAGTCTACTGGAAATTGTACATTCGACACAGTTAACAAAATTAATCCCCTTGGTATCAGTTCTTTAATTTTTCTAGGGACAAGTGAAACCACTTCAGTGCAGCAGAACGGACAGGGAGGTCAGAGGAAAAGTAATTTAATTGCCATCAATCCTCATTGTGACAGTTCTGCAATGTCCTCACAGATTCAAATCGCACACCTCCTCCTAAAGAGGCTTAAATTTGAAGACTCAAGGGACTTTTGGTCACACTCTACTTCTGGACATCCACCCCTCCCCGCTCCCTCCCTCACAAGCTGccaccaaagataaccctgccCCCTGCATACATGTTCAGTTATGCAACAGACTCAAAAAGGAGACTTTTTAAACAGCGAGCTACGATAAGAGTGACGCCAAAAGGGATGACTCAGCGTCACTGGAGAGCAGCCCAATATCCTGCCCGGTATCGTAACCAGACCGGCAGGACACCTGGAGGGGAACCAGCCATTTGTTTAGTTAAATTCTGCCTCCGCAGCAACAGGGCCCCCTAGATTAGTCGCAGCCCCTCTGCCCCTAAATAGAGGGGCATGTCAACACCTTGGGGCGAGTACGCTGAGAGGCACAGATTCCTCGGTTGTGTTGAGTGGATACAATCTAAGTGCAACGCCAACCCCAGAGAGTGGTCACATTAGCAGAGCGAATCTCACCCCTCCGGCCCTCTTTAGGCTACAAATGGCGCTGGCGGGGTGTCAGAGGCATACAACATACACATTACACTTTCTTAGTAAAGAAAAGATGCCCATGTTCCCTGGAAGGATTTTAAGACTTAAACACAGCATGCTGGTTTAAagttttaaacaatatttttccCCTCCTCCATTTCATTCCTAGGGGTCTGAACTTGACAAATCGGTCGCCGATATGTCCAAATTAAGCAATACACAATTACGTAACCACCCTTGTGACAGGGATTAGCAGGAAGCTTCGTTTTCAGTAGTGATACTGTACCGTGAATTACAGCTATCGGTTGCACCACCGCCCCGAACAGCCTGAACAGATAGATAGGGGCCTCCAATACAAAAGtccatttttaaatttgtaagccagaaatgtattttttctatgAGAACTTTTAACTGGATCAAGCCATGTTCACCTCCCAGCCTCCCTCATGCATCTTTTACAGGGTGTTTCACAGTATAGTCTGCAAGTCTCTTAAAAGTTGAGGCAATGGGTCAAGATGCTAGGGAGTCCTCAGCTACAAATTTGTGCAATGGTGACTTTGGGACTTTCCAGGACATACGATGCACAGGGTCCAGGTGAAAATCGACAAGTGCTCAGCATGCAAGCGTGCAGAAAGCACAAAAAGGAAATACGGACACTTTCTAGAAACTATCTGCAGGAGATAGTGACGCCGGTTACACTTGGCTTTCCGCACGTATTAAAAGGAACTTTTGTAAGGTGGCAAGAGAGGAAAGGGGAAGGGATTTCAACAGATTTGGTCTGTGGTTAAGTGCAATGCTACTGTGCTTTGTTTTGGTCTTCTGATTTTACAAGGCAACCTGTTTTAGTCTTCAGATTGTGAAAAGGCAACCggtttttttccccacaacCTTACCATTTGCTTCACACACAACAATAGGGAACTTCAAATTCAAAGAAACCCAGTAAAGGGTAATAAAAAAGGGCTATAAAAATCACTTCtggcatttttaaaattgtaccACAAAactaagttaaaaacaaaaaaatacaagaacCAATAAACAAGCTGTAGTGAATTAACCACAGCAGGTTTGTGATTTCTAGAAAGCTATAGGAGAGACGGGCAAATAACTTGGCtccatttaaaaaggaaaaagggcAAGGGAGGATATTcactatacatttaaaaaaaaaaaaaaatcgattcTCCAATTGCAAGAATTCAACAACAGTTTACCATGCAAATCAGTTCCTATACACTGGGTTAATGGCACAGGTCTGAAGACTGGAAAATACTTCAAAATAAGAGTTATAAGGGCATGGGTGGTGTGTGTGGATGGAGCCCACTTACATAAACTGAAatttagaataaaaaaaaaaaaaaaaaaatacacaaacaaaaagttGTTCGTCGATGTTAATCCAGTTGGAAGTTAGCGAGATGCCACTTGGTAATGATTAACGATACAATGTAATCCGTGTGTTGCATCCAACAGTCAGATTAGGTGGACTAAGGTACTCGTAAGACTAAACAGGTCACGTTCAAAGAATAGTCTTCAGAGAAAGCAAGCACACAGATTacgtcctttaaaaaaaaaaaaaaaaaaaaaaaaaaaagtggtggTGGGGTCTTCTTACAGATGGTATAA
This DNA window, taken from Amia ocellicauda isolate fAmiCal2 chromosome 9, fAmiCal2.hap1, whole genome shotgun sequence, encodes the following:
- the LOC136759375 gene encoding sodium-dependent phosphate transporter 1-B; its protein translation is METMTAMAGLLSTTLAPVTEGPLVAYMWLLIVGFIIAFVLAFSVGANDVANSFGTAVGSGVVTLRQACILATVFETVGSVLLGAKVSETIRKGIIDVNMYNGSEYMLMAGSVSAMFGSAVWQLVASFLKLPISGTHCIVGATIGFSLVAKGQEGVKWYELLKIVLSWFVSPLLSGIMSALLFFIVRTFILRKADPVPNGLRALPVFYACTIGVNLFSIMFTGAPLLGFDKIPFWGILVITLGCAVLTALIVWFIVCPRLKKKIEQDIKSSPSERPLMDKKNSDMHCPILKAVPEEPIECLPSVGMSESRSSLPDHMATLLSSHPVREERGVSFNIGDSEDCEEKDRLQGEGKDMAADVHAANFQNGGHVQFNHVASHMPSNGYSQYHTVHKDSGLYKDLLHKLHLAKVGDCMGDSVDRPMRRNNSYTSYTMAICGMHMDLFKPRDGDGKGGASAEEGADKDKLGLEHGKKRVRMDSYTSYCNAVAETNLPEGVEEAQVKLEMGMGDRKSSDGSLEDCLDKDKPAVSLLFQFLQILTACFGSFAHGGNDVSNAIGPLVALWLVYESGQVASNTPTPIWLLLYGGVGICAGLWVWGRRVIQTMGKDLTPITPSSGFSIELASALTVVIASNIGLPISTTHCKVGSVVSVGWLRSKKAVDWRLFRNIFMAWFVTVPISGLLSAAVMALFKYVILP